The window ggtccgtAGAATACAGACTACAACTGCCCTCGACGAGGAGGCTGAGCGTCACGGGCGTTGTCGACAGGCTGAGTAGGTCGCTCAGGCTAAATTGTAAAGGTAAACATTAAGTGCAGTGAACCGACAAATTGAGAAAAGTGATACTGCACTCTTAAAGCACTATTATGACTCTACTTGGAAAGCCATGGACGTTATATCAAGTGACgtcataatgataataataatacagtagtAGTCTAACGAGTATAACGTCCCGCTCACTAGATGTGGTGGAGACGGTGGATGGGGGAAAGGGGGTAACTATGAACCCAAAGTTGTTACTACCAGAACGATTGTGCGTAAAGGTGGGCAAGCCACTTTGCTGTTGACGAGAAACTTCTTcgttgataataataatataagtcAAATAGACATTAATTACGTATAAGAACCCATGAAGTTctcgtcatttttacatttagtcaagttttgactaaatgttttaacgtagaggggggaatcgagacgagggtcgtggtgtatgtgtgtctgtgtgtgtgtgtgtgtgtgtgtgtgtgtgtgtgtgagtagagcgattcagactaaactactggactgatctttatgaaatttgacatgagagtttctgggtatgatatccccagacgttttttttctcatttttttgataaatgtctttgatgacgtcatccggtttttcgtgaaagttgaggcggcactgtcacgctctcatttttcaaccaaattggttgaaattttggtcaaataatcttcgacaaagcccggacttcggtattgcatttcagcttggtggcttaaaaattaattaatgaccttggtcattaaaaatctgaaaattgtaaaaaaaataaaataaaaaaatttataaaacgatccaaatttacgttcatcttattctccatcattttctgattcaaaaaacatataaatatgttatatttggattaaaaacaagctctgaaaattaaaaatataaaaattattatcaaaattaaatttggaaatcaatttaaaaacactttcatcttattctttgtcggttcctgattccaaaaacatagatatgatatgtttggattaaaaacacgctcagaaagttaaaacgaagagaggtacagaaaagcgtgctatccttctcagcgcaactactaccccgctcttcttgtcaatttcactgcctttaccaTGAACGGTGGACTGTGCGATGCTAcgagtcttgctgaaaaattgcattgcgttcagtttcattctatgagttcgacagctactagactaaatgttgtattttcgccttacgcgacttgttatttcttcgGACATCAAGGACAGGTCAAGATCTAGCTGAATATGAATAAACGACtgccatgtgtgtgcgtgtccttAAAACTAATATCGTCGGACACTATAATTAAAGACTGAGATGGAACCAGACGGAGCTTGACACTCCAACACTAGCAACCTGTCTCAGAATCAGCATGCAGCCTACGACACTGTACGTTGATACTGTTGCCGACTTACGGGGAAAATGTTGTGTATACAATTTTGTATTCATGGTATagccaggttttggaaatacgcaaagaagagaatagtccacaattctatatatgaggaagtgaattaaagattattgtaATAAGTTAGTTTAAAACTTACAACAATATGTTGTTGTAATTTTTAAACAACACTAATGCATGCACtttccatttctgcacagttttattaaaacagtcagtactttagaaagggacataactcttggactccggatataacatcacccgcgcgtaaaagtgacgttataaccgatgaaccggatacagcgtcaccgcgtataacgtcgctcaaaaacatcccccgaggggtgacgtaatatccggagTCGACTGTATACGTATAATttaattaaccttttttttgccgtggacaattttttattttcgctgaaacgtaatttTCTTTTTGCGGAAATaccaattcccatgcctgacgaTAGTTTCAGGCATTGAAATGCTAAACATTGTCGTCATCGTGGAATAATGGTGTTCAGAGTACAGTTCAGCGTCCACTAAATGTATCAACTCCTCATTGAAACAACTCGGGGTCCACCAAACGAATCAACTCGTTATTGAAATAGTTCAGCGTCCACTAAACGAATCAACTCGTTATTAAAATAGTTCAGTGTCCACTAAGCGAATCAACTCGTCATTGAAATAGTTCAGCGTCCACTAAACGAATCAACTCGTCATTGAAACAACTCAGCATCCACCAAACGAATCAACTCCTCATTGAAATAGTTCAGCATTCACTAAACGAATGAACTCGTCATTGAAATAGTTCAGCGTCCACTAAACGAATCAACTCGTCATTGAAATAGTTCAGTGTCCACTAAGCGAATTAACTCGTCATTGAAACAACTCAGCGTCCACTAAACGAATCAACTCGTCATTGAAATAGTTCAGCGTCCACTAAACGAATCAACTCGTCATTGAAATAGTTCGGCGTCCACTAAGCGAACCAACTCGTCGTTGAAACAACTCAGCGTCAACTAAACAAATCAACTCGTCATTGAAACAGCTCAGCGTCCACTAAACGAATCAACTCGTCAGGCCCCATACTGAGGTCCAGATCTCCGATGTCCAAGTTGCCCTCGCCGGATGAGTTGAGTCTATCTTCTCCACCCACTGAGCCACCGAGACCCCCGCTTTCTGTTGCCATGGTGACGTCCTGGTCAAAATGAGATTCTGGTGACAGGAAGCCCAAGGCCTGATTGGTTGACAAGGCGGGGTAGGAGTTCGACTCTGTTGCCATGGGTTCGTGGCTGGATGTTGTGGTTGGACGGTCTGCTGGGGTTTCTGTGTCTGCCAGCTCCTTCTTCACTTCTGTGGGGTCCTCCGTCTGAAATACGTCACTGGTGTTTTCACTTTTAAGTCCCTCATACATATAATTAGGAAACTGGGGTAGGAGACTAGAAGTACAAACGCCCTGACAATTACCCTTGCAACATTCAGGAGAGTTCAAAACGATCTtcccctcatcccccccccctccctccctcctcccctccccccagttCTGGTATGTTTGAGTTGCATCAGAACTAAACTGACACTAAATGCACTGAGGCAAAGAGGAATACCAAACAATCTTTGAACTTAGGATGGTCTAGAAGAATCCTTACTTTGAAGAAtctaatgtaaccgagtgccaaaacaccacaatcacctttggaggcgaagtccaatcaaacaggattgagaattttagagcttatttctaagccctataaaaactgttatgcattcgcacaggaatccatgaacatacagagagacaaaagtcgccagaccacatcacaaacagaactctacaatccacaggtgttgccttgcgagctataaatagctcgcaacttctaaggcgaaaaattctgcagagtctgctgtgaagggcgacggtagtctccctgtcacactatGACACTCTCACAGCTCCCCAGACAATAACGCTTGACCCTTACAGGATATGGAGAGGCCTCTTAACATCTATAGATTATTACACAAATACTTTGTGACCGTGCGCTGCATTTGTGCTAGTAGCTAAAGAAACTTGAGTTAGGTCAAAAAGCATAACAAAAAAACTGTATTCAACTGCATTATTTTTCTCTGGGATTTACTTTGGGGGAATCCTCTCAAATCTGACGCTGACTGATGTTATGGCACTACCTATGCTAGCATCTAACTGTGAAGCAGAAGCTGTGAAGGACCAAACGGTAGCAGCAGAACGTGCAAACGACACAAGGAAATTTCATCCAAGCCAATCACGGCTCTTCTCTGCGGAAAGCACAcggctcaaacacacacacacattcccacccaaacacacactcttAATGCAACTCATTCTAATAACTACCTGTGAAGAAGAGGCGGTGAAAGACTGAATGGCATAATGACTACGACACACAGAAACTTCATTCAGGCTGGACTCAGCCTCCCAACTCATTACAGAATGCAAATGActcaaacacatgcacacacatacacacacactcggaaCCAACCCATACCAACGCCTACCTGTGAGGCAGAAGCAGTGAAGGAGggggcagcagcagcagcgtaGTGCCGGCGACAAACCGACACCTCATCCAGGCTGAAGACAGCCTCCCTGCACTGGCCGTTACGGAACGCACAAGGCTCAAACAACACCTGGTGCGGGTCCTTCAGAATGTCTGGTCATGGTCAAGGTATTATAGTAATGTTTCTAGTTTtcgttttgtttgtgtgcaatacagtggaacacccttctgaagacctaaaaaaatctgGGGAAAAAAATCTGGTATCAAAAGGGAGTAAGTCTCAGAatggaggtctcaaaagggagtaAGTCTCAGAatggaggtctcaaaagggagtaAGTCTCAGAatggaggtctcaaaagggagtaAGTCTCAGAatggaggtctcaaaagggagtaAGTCTCAGAATGGAGGTATCAAAAGGGAGTAAGTCTCAGAatggaggtctcaaaagggagtaAGTCTCAGAatggaggtctcaaaagggagtaAGTCTCAGAATGGAGGTATCAAAAGGGAGTAAGTCTCAGAatggaggtctcaaaagggagtaAGTCTCAGAatggaggtctcaaaagggagtaAGTCTCAGAATGGAGGTATCAAAAGGGAGTAAGTCTCAGAATGGAGGTATCAAAAGGGAGTAAGTCTCAGAatggaggtctcaaaagggagtaAGTCTCAGAatggaggtctcaaaagggagtaAGTCTCAGAatggaggtctcaaaagggagcaAGTCTCAGAatggaggtctcaaaagggagtaAGTCTCAGAatggaggtctcaaaagggagcaAGTCTCAGATTGGAGGTATCAAAAGGAGGGATGCCACAAAATGTTCTTTCTGTGAATCTACAAGGATATATATAAGCTTtactgttttcttcttctttattcatgggctgaaactcccatgtacactcgtgtttttagcgCGATTcagattttacgtgtatggcggTTTTTAGCCCGCcacttaggcagccatacgcaacttttgggggaagcatgcagggtatttttgtgtttctataacccaccgaactctgacatggattacaggatcttctcTGAGCGCACTTAGTCGTGTGCTGgcctgtacacacgaagggggataagtcactagcaggtctggacataatttgacctgggagatcggaagaatctccacccttaacccaccaggcgtggCCGGGTTTCAAACCCACAACCTTTCGCTGGGGAGGTTGGCGTCTTATCCGCTAGGACAGTACTGTCACTATTTTCAGTTTCTTTTGTTAGCACCTCCAAAAATGTGGGGAAAAGCAGGTgctaaaagggagggagtcttagaatggaGGTAAGTTTACAGTGGTTATGACCAAACAATCTGAAAAAGTAAGATCTTAAAAGGAGGGATGCCACAAAATGTTCTCTGTGTGAATCTACAAGGATAGGTAAGCTTTGCTGTTTTGAATTTAAGCCACGATGTACCTCTCTAAATGTATGTCTTCCAATATGCATGACTTATGGCACGCATCAGTCATTTATTCGCTGCGATTGCTGTTTTTAACCGGTCAACCAGGCGTTACTGTTTGTTACCCTAAAGTGAGCGCAACTCTTTCACAAAGCTTGACAAtccagacagagttatttccagaaaatGTCTACATGCACTGCAGTCACTGCAAGGTCAGAAACCAACGGTTTGgggtaaaattaaaaaaacttgcTAAATTCTTCATTAGTCAGGCAATCATGTGAAGCCTCAAGTGTAGCTATTTGGATTTTTGTTACCCATTTTGTGACCGCTAATCGGAGTAGGATGCTgaaatgagtaccaggactTACAAAAAAGAGGGAACAGTTGCATGCTTGAGAGTATTTGCTTAAGCTTGGAGTAACAGCAATAGCAATTGCTCTTAAAACGTAGCATGCTACGCTGAAAGCatagcagttggcagctctgtggAGTAAGCAGAAGAAAGGATACGCCCCATGCAGAACTTGGAGGCGGGCACCACACGCTTGTTGCAGCGACCATCAGGCGTGGCGGCTATGCAGCGGGAGAAGGTCGGCGGGCGATGGTTGACCCCCTCCGCCACCGCGATGCGACGGTTGTTACACTTCTGGTGCAGCAAGGCTTCCTGAAACACATCAAGAACCGTGTGTACCCCAATTCCTAGCTACACGCCAAATTACAGCTCAATCAACCCATAAGCCCCGGAGATCTAATCTAAGTTTGGCAGACAAAGAGACCGACAGgcagagtgaaacctatacaacCTATAATGAGTGGTTAGTTTGGATTGAATATACTCTGCAGGCTTACTAAAGCCAAGAAAAACAAATTCAATGTTTCCTATTCCCCTACTAACCTTACTTTTTCCGATTCCCCGACCCTTCCAACCCTAGAACTTTTTCTTGatcctttaaaaaaagaaaaaaacgggacacaagaaatgaagaaaatgaTTGAACTCCATTTTGGAGACTTTAATGTATACAAGGAAAACCACATGCCCTTGTGGAAATGAAACAAACCCCAACAACTTTAAAACCATTAGTGGCATTTAACATTTGCCCTGCTTTTCAAATACATCCTTTTcttcacagacaacacacacatgcaagccAAATAGGACCAACCTTGCCAAAGAACTTGTGATAGCGTTTCATGGATTGCAGTCTTTCATACTTCCTCCGTTGTGAAGATTCCTGTCTGTATGCTTGGATCGGCCCTgcagataaggccaaaaaaataaataggtgtggttaaggtaacatagccaacaaaaatagggtaggaaggtaggcaatcacttttttttttaaactttttttttaatgtgtacaaattaaacctacttgacagggaaataagtgtgcgactcgagcgctttcgctttcattgctttttctgcactcgtttttttttttttaatttattttttttttttttgacaaatgtaataaaaagttatagggtcggcccctaaaaatagggtaggtcgggttaccgtaaccacacctattttttttttaggcctaaagaaAGGATTTTGTTCATTTATTGTAAAATAATACCAGTCTCCTGCCTTCAGGGTTCCCACTGTAGGAAAGCAAATACATGTATCTCTGAAATTCTAATGGGTCTGAAAACATTTTGATATCTGCATGCGGTTTCTTATTTTTACACTTCTGGGAAATTTGTAAATTGACAAACAAGTGTGATCCCAACAGTTAACAGACACATCATTCTTTGACCCAGATTCGTCCAATCGGGTTTGTATTATACATGACTGTCAGGTTATTTCTAGTGGGATTCAGTATTATTCTTTTAAGTTGGGCAATAACAGGCAATGAGGTACATACCCCTAAATGACAGTAAACACTTCGGCAAGCGGGTGGAACTTCAATGTAAAATGCAGTGCTTTTCTATCAGTTTGCTTATATCCACACGATCCTGTAAAATCATGGATTTGACACGGTTATAGGGGATGAGAAAATTCTGCATTTGCTTCATTACCGAAAATCAGACTTTGGTgcttgcagacctgtttacccctataaatgttttggagtaatgctcagccccaaaaatagtaatcctggcacaaaaatagtaatcatccagcattcatcgccaattacaacgcacatgacaactgtgtctgcgaaacgcaatcatgcacatatatccatcattcacaaacaaaacacatcagtcagtttttgtagtcatcataatttcaaagaagatcacatcaaaagcacatgcatcactgattctttttctcgtagtaggcctttttcagtgtgtcaagcgcttctcttctgcacttgcgcttgccgaatgagtgagggcgagacttcaccactagaaggctctccagcgtcttatcagacagacatgatctctggtcagtcctgtgctttttcaccccattttgccattgaaaaaaacaatgccaaacatgtgaattaatgaaaaaaatatatatatattttttttaaacatttttattatttatgaaaatcgtagtcttgacacagATAGCGGAATggtgtattttttgcagaaaatcgtaataaattacgccaaaatcgtaagggtaaacaggtctgtgcttgcaaacaaaatcaaacaacccaagggaagtaagcgctctaaatgcagacGACACGTGCACctaagagaataacaagcactgaaatgaacaagcgtCTTTCATTCTCTGAGGctggttccgtacaactctcgcttactccattacgcatgtcgtatgcatttagagtgctGACTTTCATTTGGCTATTTGATCTATAAATAGCGCTCTGCCCCATTTGTTGAAGATTCTTGCAAACAAATTTCATTCATACCCAGTTTTTCTCTCTCCTGCTTGTAGGTGTGTAGAAACTTGCGTCGCTTCTCTCTCAGCACGTGCTGCAGTCGTTTGAACTGCTCGATGTAGAGGGACTGCAGACGTATCAGTTTGTCACGCAGCAACAAGGCCGCTTCCTCCTGACTGTAGACGCCTGCATGTCTGAAAATTAATGATTGGAGGAATATTAGTATGATTCCTAACTGTGGCTGAATAAGCCGTAGAAAAAGCATGAAACCTGGGAAGAAACTTAATATGATTTAATGAAAGAGGATGCAATACCATCTTTCTCTGTTATGTATTCCATTcatcagggcctagcattggaaaaagtgagttcagcttacaaaggcgggggtttttttgggggggggtgtgtgtgtgtttggggggcaAAACCCCCcgaatttgaagattttttttttaaagattttttaaCCTtaaagaagattgagcaactaaattatgccttagccaacaagcaaaacacagacagaaaactgacaatcttgtgttatttggcctaaaagtgccattcccacttccaggaatacctggattctttgtcactgaatcgctgaccacgttcaacaatgtcgcttcgagacattagttcaagtctagagccacaaaacaccggcacaaagcatgctcgctcgatgccagaggaagtgcgtgctcaagcaaactgtcaaaccgattgagaattgaaacgaacggcgcacaaaacgaaagctgggactgtttgggtttaccgtttggtaataacaggtttttgcatttcggcgtacaccaaatcgagttccgcgtactggagatgttatttcggcgtaaagtacgccgaacggcttacaatgctaggccctgattCATTGTCTTAGCTTCTGACACCAGAAAGTTAAACAAACtggtttttaaaaaagaaagcACATTGAAATGTTACAATGTCTTGTTACTATACAATGGCAGCGAGACTTGTCTTAAAATACAGAGCACATCTCATTCTCAATGCACAAATGAATGTGTTAGGAGGTGAGACTTGGGTGATCAGAGgatgtgtgagtatgtaagtAACAGTATACATTTGTATTTGCGTATGAGTGTGTACAAATAATTCACTTGAGCGGATCCTCCTGATCGCTGTCGATACTCTCGGCCTCGCTGTCATTGTCGCGTCTCCACGCCTGATCCACTGACGGCGTCTCCATGTCCGAGTCACTGGAACTGGCGTACTCTGTAACAACGTTGCATCATCTGACCATTCCACTTGAGATACACaaacaccacaacaaaatcttaACCATATACACATAAAAGTCCTTTCTGCTTACTTTGTAACCTGAAAAACTTCATGCTGATGATTAAATTTTCATCTCCGTGGCTGGAATAACGCCACTAAAAGTTATTCACGTTTCAAACCCCAATTTGGGGGGGGATTAAGCATTCCCGCTGTTGCCAAACTCTAGTGAACATAAAACTGCACAACTCCACTGATTTCATACTCACCAAGCGCCTTGCTGGCCATGCTATCAGAGCGACGGAGACGCTTGGCGTCTGCAGACGTATCCAGGGCCGTGTTGTTGGAGGCCGCTAACTCCCCTAGCAACGTCTCGGCTGTCTCCTTCGGGCGTCGCAGTCTTCTCGCTCGCTGTCGAGAGATCACCATGCGCTTGTGATGCTCTGAGCAAAACCTGCTGTTGAAAATAGAAACAGGTCATATTACTGTTGAAAATAGAAACAGATCATATTACTGGGAGTTACACTTACAGGGATCATGTTTGTGCATGTTTTTTGTGTATTTGAAGCATTCAAAACTTGCTCTGAGCAAAACCTGCTGTTGAAAAAATAGAAACAGATCACATTACAGTGAGTCTCAGGAATCACGTTGACGCATGATTTATGCATATTTGACGCATTTGAAACTTTCCTGGCGCCTCACCATGATGCCTGTGacatacacaaaaataacatgGCTCTTTTTCTCGACTTCACGGAAAGAGTGTCTGAGTTTCGAgtgtgttttatttgtgttGGTGCGATATTTTTCAGTGTCTACTAAGTTTTTAAAGTCACTAAATACAATTAAATCTTATAAACTGtacataaaattaaaattatgaacCGATTTATAAAATGCGACAGTACCCATCCTTGCGGTCAGAGCGGTCGAACTTGGGCGCAGCGTTGGAGCAACGCCGGTTCGTCCTAGGTGCGGTGTACGTGCACTGTTTGTAGGGGCTGTTCTTGTCCTCCAGAATGTGCTTCATGCAGAACTCGTAGCCGTCCAAACGCCGCTGGGTGCACGACCGATGACTGTAGGCACACACATGGCCCTCCGTGCCAGCGCCTCGTGCCTTCAGGTTGCTCAGCAGCGCTGCTTTTCCTCGCATCATTTTGTCCAGGTGTCACTTCTTCAGGTCTTCTTTCAAGGAACTGAACTGTTTATTCGGGTATGGCGTTGTTCTGGTCTGAAAGTGATAAATAAAGAGGTGACAATGAAGCCTATTAATATATCTCATTCTTTGAGTGGTCTACTCGGCTTCATAACGCGGCGGCTGCACGAAACTTGGGCACTGAATTTGTGTTAAACAGACTTTGCGATGTTGAGGATGGTCTTTACTTACAATAAAGTCAGGAAAAATTGGGCTTCTTAAGTTTATGAGTTTATCTGTGTAAATTATAAAGTTAACAAATACCAATTTCCTCATAGTCATAATTACTCCCAAAAATGATTGCACTCGAGAAAATGGAATTCACTCTAATCCACTAATATGGCACAAGACGCACTCAGTGGTACCTGGAATGACAATGTGCGGCCCATCCAATGACAATGTGCGGCCCATCCAATGACAATGTGCGGCCCATCCAATGAGACCGACAGCTATAGACCCTATACGGCGATAGGAATTCcaagctctcgcaaacttcattgcatagcaaagcatgtggtACAGCTATCTCGCGCGAGCTGCAAAAGCTGAGGTACTAATTTCTTGCAACGTTCAGAGCATAataaagagcgtgtctcgcagATATCTCGCGAGATCTGCTCAGATATCGAAAAGGTCTATTGAGCTACTGAGCGAGGCCACTTCACATGAAAGGGCacctggatacaaatccagcgcgctaccgactgagatACATCCCCGCCGGACACTTTTGTAAGGTCCTAAGGGTGTCTTTGTGAGTTGCATCACACTCACAGGTACCCTTGTattcaatcaatatcaatcaatatgaggcttatatcgcgcgtattccgtgggtacagttctaagtgcagggatttatttttttattttttaaatttttttttaatttaattttttattttatgcaatttatatcgcgcacatattcaaggcgcagggatttatttatgccgtgtgagatggaatttttttacacaatacatcacgcattcacatcggccagcagatcgcagccatttcggcgcatatcctacttttcacggcctattattccaagtcacacgggtattttggtggaaattttttatctatgcctatacaattttgccaggaaagacccttttgtcaatcgtgggatctttaacgtgcacaccccagtgtagtgtacacgaaggcacctcggtttttcgtctcatccgaaagacttaagcacttgaacccaccacctaggttaggaaaggggggagcaaacaccctgacccagggtcaaactcgcaacctctcgcttccgagcgcaagtgcgttaccactcggccacccaatgGTCGCGCTAGATATATCTTTCAAACCGGTATGACATCATGAGCTGACCACAATGCTCTCATGAAAATCGGTCAACCTGCCCAGGCAACCAGTCAAAGGCAAATAATGACTAAATCAATGTTATCAATGCCATCGACACGCAGACGTTTTCTCTGGAATAAATTTGGGTAATTTTTGACATTTCGTTAACACGACCTTGCGACACCAAGCCTCATCAATTTGTTTTCCATGAGACAATGGCAACATTGTATCAACATAacacctgtcacaacaagccatgcatctctctctctctctctctctctctctctctctctctctctctcgtacagGCCATGGATTCTTTATAAAGGATTTTATTTTCAACTCTTTATTTTTACCCCGGTCAAACCAATTAACAATCActagtaacactaacagtaacagtacCTGACACTGTAGTGTAAGTTGTGCTGAttgggtctatgtcgaccaataGAGTGGGGttccctgtaggtggacttcttgtaggtggattccctgtatacatgCAATCCCACAATGTGGAGTTCCTGTAAAGATGTAAGATACCACTCTATCTCGTGCCAAGTGCGTGACTGCCGTAAACCGATTTGAGTTACCTTAGCGTTACTTCCCCTTCCACAATGGCGGTTCCACAGGAAAATCTGTTAGAATTCCTGAATTCGCGCGCAGTAAGTCGTTATTACGAGTAACATTTTTTTGCGCGTTTTCTTTCATTTAGTTATTGATTTAAACTTTTCTTCAATCAAaattgcaaaccatactcgaatgttttcaggggtgggactctcttgtgatgaaaaacaaGGAAATTGTTTAAATGGTACAtcaaaatctgtgcaatctggtgcattctgagactaaaattcaactcgtttagATCAGATAAAAaagacatccccccccccccccaaaaaaaaaacaacctaaccaaacaaaaaacactttcacacaacaatggtaacattgtaatggtgcatactaacgtaatgaaccatgtatccataattccatactggcaatagtatgatccaagtgacgcccaaatgcattgaagctcaaaatgactattagtattagttatcaggagttttcagtcagcacaatttaactctcaagcccccagtgttctgttccatcttcacttctctccatatcattcagtcaacaagttatagatactgtgatgaaatgggacgcggaaaaatagattaccccagcggaattcgtaagttgtgtccgcggaaatcagCGGATTcacggaaaagtcccacccctgtgtaaCCTTGCTGAACTTTCTGTGGAGTTCGTTCAGAGGCTCGCATCAATCACGCAGGAAAACGGCAGTCACGTTGGTCTATATAT of the Littorina saxatilis isolate snail1 linkage group LG14, US_GU_Lsax_2.0, whole genome shotgun sequence genome contains:
- the LOC138947448 gene encoding KAT8 regulatory NSL complex subunit 2-like — protein: MMRGKAALLSNLKARGAGTEGHVCAYSHRSCTQRRLDGYEFCMKHILEDKNSPYKQCTYTAPRTNRRCSNAAPKFDRSDRKDGRFCSEHHKRMVISRQRARRLRRPKETAETLLGELAASNNTALDTSADAKRLRRSDSMASKALEYASSSDSDMETPSVDQAWRRDNDSEAESIDSDQEDPLKHAGVYSQEEAALLLRDKLIRLQSLYIEQFKRLQHVLREKRRKFLHTYKQEREKLGPIQAYRQESSQRRKYERLQSMKRYHKFFGKEALLHQKCNNRRIAVAEGVNHRPPTFSRCIAATPDGRCNKRVVPASKFCMGHILKDPHQVLFEPCAFRNGQCREAVFSLDEVSVCRRHYAAAAAPSFTASASQTEDPTEVKKELADTETPADRPTTTSSHEPMATESNSYPALSTNQALGFLSPESHFDQDVTMATESGGLGGSVGGEDRLNSSGEGNLDIGDLDLSMGPDELIRLVDAELFQ